The sequence CTTCGGCGGTTCGGCCGATGTGGCCGGACTGGTGGGCGGCGGCCTGGCCTGCTTCGGCGGCTCGGCCAATATCACCGGCAGCGTGGGTGAAGATCTGGTCTGCTTTGGCGGCACGGTCACGCTGGGGCCCAAGTCCTCGGTGGGCGGCGACGTGGCGGTGATGGGCGGCACGGTGGAGAAATCCGACAGCGCCCAGATCGGCGGCGAGATCCAGAAGCTGGACCTGGGAATGCTCAACAACATGCTGCCGGGTATGATCGGCCATGCCAGGGTGGTGCACGAGCATCCAGTAAAGTCAAGGTTCCTGGTCTTCGGGGTCTGGTTCTTCGTGGCTTTGGGCTTAAGCCTGATAATCCTTTTGATCACGGCCCTCTTTCCCCATCATATTGAAGCTGTGAAGAACGCCACCGTGCAGGACACCTGGAAGTCCTTCGGCATAGGCCTGCTGGTGATAGTGGCCTTCATGCCGGTCTGGATAATGCTGATCATAACCATAGTCGGCATCTTCGTGGTGCCGCTGGCCTACGCCGCGGCCCTGCTGGTCTCCCTGGCCGTCTTTGGGATGATCCTGGGCCAAAGGTTCTTCCAGGTCACAAACAAACCCCAGCCGGGCACCGTGCTGACCGCAATGACCGGTTTCCTGCTGCTGATGGCTGTGATGGTGGCCGGGATGCTGATCAACGTGGCCGGCAGCCCCTTCAACATCCTGGGCTGGATCCTGGTGATCATCAGCTGGATAGCCTGCTGGATAGGCATCTCCCTGGGACTGGGCGGGGTCTGGCTGTCCCGGTTCGGCACGGTCAAGACCTACCGTACCCCGGCTTTGCCGCCGGCAGTCCCCGAAACAAAGCCGCAGTAAAGGGGAAGCCATGATCAAGAAACTTTACCGTTCCCGGGACAATAGAATGGCCGGAGGGGTCTGCGCCGGACTGGCCAAGTACTTTGAACTGGACCCCACATTGGTCCGGCTGGGAATGGCGGTCCTGATGGTGCTGGGCGGAGGGATACTGATCTACATCATCGCCTGGCTGATAGTGCCAGAGGAACCAACGGTACAATGAACTATTAGCCCTACAACGCTCTGCCTATGCCAAGGCTTCCTCCTACGCAACTGCTGCGGCGGACATGTTGGCAGACATGCATAGCTTCGCCGGACAAGCAATTGACAATTAGCAGGAACCCCGGAGCCTGAGATATCAGGTCCGGGGTTTTGTGTTTTTAAATCCAAATGATTATCCCATTCGCTCAGGAATAATTTATGGGATCAATTATTGGACACGGGCTTCGATAAGGTTTCGATAAACTCAACCCGGCGCCTCAGCCGAACGATTTACACGGATTTATTGAATATATCTGCGAAAATCGGTAATAATCAGCGTGTATCTGCGTTCCGGTTGGTTTTTGGTTAGGCTTCCTGAAGGAATGGGATAGTCATTTAACCCGAATAACACATAGGTCCCCCAAAACATAATTCCTAAAATAACTTGACATTTATCCTGGTTTGGTAGTATCATACTTTTCAATAAATGTAAAAACAGATTTGTTCACTCGTCATATACACTCTGTATATAAAAATGTTTAACCAAACATTAAACATACAATGTTCTGGCATGCATTTTGCCAGACCAGACCAAAGATCTGAGTCGTTACCGACAGAAAACAATGACCTAAAGTATAAGGTCCCGTCTTGCTTCGCATCAGGAAGCAGGGCGGGGCTTTTTGTTTAACATTTCATTTTTTACACCTTAGAAAACGAGAAAATATTGATTACTGACATCCTGCGGGGCGCACACTCCGTTCTGCGCCCCGCAGAGAAGATCATCAATGCCACAGAGAACAACCCGCATGTTACAGAGGCTTTTGTCAATGCCGCATGGACCTTTCCGCATACCACAGAAATGATCGTCAATGTCACAGAGAGGAAACCGCATAATGCAGAACAGGCACATATGATGTATCGAAGACACAGTGCTTCTGAAACCGCTTGCTCTCATTAATCACACGGTCACCCATACCAAAAAGGCAGTTGTGCTGCAGATGGAATTGTTGAAAATATTAACATGGGGAACTAAATAACAAAATCATATAAAGGAGTAAATTACAAAATGAACAATCATATCAATTTAAATAATAGACATATATATATTCTGATCTTAGTCGGTTTATTAAATTTGCTCTTGCCTTTAACAGCTTTTGGCTGGGGGACATATAGTGTTACAGGTTGCGGGAATGTAATTCTATCACCTGGTGATGTTTACCAAGGTGGATCAACTGCTTATGCTAATTCATATGAAAGCGATCTGCAAGATTGGTTGGGAGCTACATATGACGGCAGATATTCTTTTGTTGAGCAAACGCCCTATGTCCAGGATTATTTAGGTAATAAATTACATTTCAGGAAAGGTGCTTCCGATTCAACAATGGTAGCCTCCAACAATGGCACAGCATACTGTGCTTTTACTGTTTCCCTTGATCCAGACTATTCTGGCGAAGACGTATCTGTATATCTGTATTTAATGCGGGCTACAACACAAATAGTTTCTGTTGCGAGGTTCTTTATAAAAGGGAAAAAACATCCAAAATGTGACATGGTAGGAAATCCAGTATCTGCCTATTATGGTAACAAACAAATAAATGAGATTGATATCAGCAAAAATGATTTAATGTTAAATCGGCAATATGGACGCAGAATAATATCTATAACCGATACCGGTAAACCTTGGAACAGACCTTTTGCTGCAACCAATTGGAACCATAATTGGAATAAATACATTTATAAGGCAACAAGTAATGACACAATAATTTTAATGAATGGTACAGAGGGTGCGAGCAAATTCATTCGGGTTGCCGGGAGCACGAATTATAAATCCGAACGGCAGGGTATGGGCTACTTAGACAGCATACCCGGTGGCGGGTGGAACTTGAATATATCTGATGGTAGTCGTTACCGGTTTAATATATATGGCAGTTTGGACAGCCTTTTATTAAAGAATGGTAATTATTATAGGCTTTGGCATACTGCAGATAGCACATATCTGGACAGTATAACAAACATGACGAATGATAGACTGAAATTCCGGTATAATATTGCCAATAGATTGGCAAGAGTGTTTTATGATTCGACCCAGAATTTCATTGAGTATAGATATGACAGTACCATTACTGGTTGGTCAATTAGTCAAGTATTGATGCATTATAGTCCAAGTGATTCTGTGAAAGTAATCAGCAGGTATTACTATGATGGGTATGTTCCAAATTATGTGGGAGCCGGTAACATATCTGTATATCAAAAAGGGTATAATTATTCAGATACTATTTATACTAACAATCGTAACAAAGGTGATCGTACAATCTGTTGGTATGATTCAACCTATAGGGGACGCGTTTCATACCAGGAGGTAGTACATGGTGACAACGACACCGGCCATGTGGATGACGAAGTGACATACAGGGCATACTTCAAATATTATTTTGGTACTGGCACGACCGGTTACGACAGCACTAAGGTATACTATTGGGAAGACCAACCATTTACCGGAGCCCATGATCCGGCGGATACCTCTTTCAAACCCAAGGATAGCCTTTCAGCCTGGACCGATAACGAAAAGTATTTTATCCGAACGCTGATTTTCAACAAGGACGGCACCAAATACAAGGATATGACCTATAGTCCCATTACCGGGATTACTGTTACTACAAAAGATACGCTTTATGACAAAGATTACAATCCCGGCTTGGTTATAGGCTCCAACAATGACAGCACTAAATATTATTATTCACACTACCATAACCCCGGCGATACCACCACTCGCTACTGGCCCAGCCCCACCAAGATAAAATACCCCAACGGCGACTCCGTTCTCACCTACTTCTCGGCCAAGGGCGACAGCAACTACCGCCTGCCGGATTCCACCATTGACGAGGCGGGCAAAAGGACCTGCCACTATTACGATGCTTCCAACAATTACGTGGACACGGCCACGGTTTACAAAAACAGGGTACTGGCCGACGGCGAGGGCAGCAGCCACGATGTCAGTCAAAGATACCACTATAATAGTAAGGGCAACCTGACCGAAACCCTGGATCTCCTGGGTCACAAGACCATAATGCATTACACCGATTCCGACACCGGGCAATACCTGATTGAACAAAGAATAGACATGGGGACTGCCGGGGAAGGGAACGAGGACATCGTCACCCAATACGGCTACAATCTTACCCAGGGGACTATGGACACCATGACGTTCTACCGGGATTATCCCAACGACCCCAGCCGGACGTTCTATACTTATGACGTCAACAAGCGGTTGGTTAAGACTGTATATCCTGATACTTCAGTTGATTCCATGACCTATGACCTGCGGGGCAATCTGCTGGAAAAGATAACCCAAAAGTCGTACACTCTGCTTTACAAGGCCATATACGAGTATGACCCGCACGATCATCTAACCAAGCTTAAGGAATACAAGGATCCTCAGAACTCGCCGAACGATTACGATTCCACCGTGTATACTTACAACCTGCACGACAGGTTGATCTCCCAAACCAACGCCTTGGGGCAGACCACATATTATAACTACTGCATGGACCGGTTAGTGAAAACCACCTACCCCGATGATACCTACGACAGCCTGGGTTATTGGGCCGGGGGCGATCTTAAGTTCAAATTAGACCGCAAAGGGCAGGTGACGTATTACCAGTACGATGGCTATAACGGCGGTTGCGGGTGCATGTCTTCCAGCCGTTCCAGATTGGCTAAGAAGTATTATTATGATAGCTTGGACCAATACCAAAACGGTTTTGCCTATCCTTCGGATTCCGTGATCTACGATTACGACCAGGTTGGCAACCGCACAAAAATGGTTGACAAAAACGGGACTACGATGTATTCTTATGACGATATGAACCGGCTGTGGAGCGACTCCTGCGGCTACCTGAACACCAAGAACCGGTACCAGTATGATATGGCTGGCAACCGGACGAAACTGAATGTTTACCAGGGCAATGATACCACCGTCTGCTACCTGGATCAAAACTACGACAATTACGATGCGGCCAATAGGGTGGGCCTGACAATTGCCTCGGGCGACACTTTTGATCTTAGTTACTGGGACACCGGCACGCCCAAGGAGGTGCAATACCCCAACGGGGCCAAAGAGGTTTACGGGCTAAATGTTCGTGGACAGCTTGACTCCATAGCCACCACGTTAGGCGATACCTTGACCTGGTTCAAACACAGCTACGGGTACAACGGCCTGGGGGACAGGGAATGGCAATACATTTACCAAACCCGGCCGGAGGTGTCCACATTATCCGATACCTTTAAATATGGCTACGACGGATTGCGGCGGCTGACTACTGCCATATACCCGCCCAGCACCAACAGCGGTGATACTGTAACCTACGTTTACGACGCTGTGGGAAATAGGCTGGAGAAACAGAGCATGGTCAATGGAACCACTACTTATACCATTGACAACTTGACCAACCGTATGGCCCAGGCAAATAACATTTATTTTACTTATGACAGCAGCGGCAACTGGACCCGTAAGGCGCACGATACCGACGAAGGATTAGTGACGGACATCATTTTCACGTATGATCATGAGAACCGGCTGGTAGACGCCCGTGGCCCCGGCTATAATCCATACTATATGACCACGTATTACAATGGCGATGGTGTTAGATTAGCCAAGAGCACCAATGCTGACGCCGAAAAGCGGTATGCGTATGACGGCATGAACACGGTAGTGGAGCAGGATGCCAGCGGTTACTTAAGGTACAAGTATGTTTATGTCAACGGAATGCTGTTGTCCCGCATTGACGGTAGTGATAATAAGTATTATTACCACAGAGACGGGTTGGGTTCAATAATTGGCGTAAGTAATAGCACACCTGAAATTACCACTGCGCAATTGTTTGATGAGTTTGGCAATTGGCTGTACTTTGACAGTGATTGGGACTATTATGGCTATACGGGCCAGGAGTACGACTGGACGCTGATGGATGCGGTGAACCTAAGGGCCAGGGAGTATTACCCGGAATATGGCAGGTTCATGCAGGAGGATCCGATAGGGGACCAAGGGGGATTAAATTGGTATGGTTATACCGGGAACAATCCGGTAAATTACATTGATCCGAAGGGATTAGAAGGTTCATATGGTGGATGGATGTTAATTTGGCCACCTACTTTAAGGTATGGCATTGGCGGTGGTATTATGTATTACTATTATCAGCAAATGATTAAAATGAATTGGAAAGGAGCTGATGCATATTTTCATTGTCTCGGATCTTGTGAAGCAGCTAAATGGGCAGGACCCTATACAAGCTTATACTGGGGTGTTTTCAGAGAACTAACCGATGAAATACGTGGAAAAGGTTGGTCTGGTGAAGATATTAAAAGTAATATACAAGGTATCAATTGTCCATTAAGCCAGACATGTAAGGAAAAATGTAAACCGCTGGTACCTAAAGGCATGCCACTAGATTAAGAAAGGTTTAAAATGAAGATATTAAAAATTACATTTTTAACGGTTGTTTTAACGATCACCGCTTTCATCATCATTAGGCAACCTTGGCAAAAAAATGTAATGGTTTTATCTCAACCATTACTTCAAAACAATCAAACAATTGAATTATGGGAAAAACCATATCATAATATCTTTAGCATGGAGTATACAACATGGTTTGTATTTAATAATAACGGAAATAGGACTTGGCATTTGATTGATGACAAATATATTTCCTTTGGCACAGTTTCGTTATTCGTATCAAACAACAACGATACAATTAGAGTTGAAACAACTGGAGCAGCTACACCTCTTCATTTAATTGCACAGTATAGTTTATCTGATAAAAATTTTGTTGCAAGAAGTGAAGAAACTGTTAGTAATAAAGCAGGATGGAAATTGCTTAGATCATTAAAAATAAGATAAATAGATGTCTCAACTGCCCCGCCTAATGGCGGGGCAGTGATGGTACTGCTGAAAAACCCTACAACGACCTGGGCGACCGCACCAGTCAGTATGTGTACATGACCAGACCCGGCACCACCGCGCTCTCCGGCACGATAAATTACACCTACGATGGCTTGCGGCGGCTTACTACTGCCATATATCCGCCCAGCACCAACAGCGGGGATACTATAACCTACACCTACGATGCCATGAGCAACCGGACGGCTAAAACAAGCGTAAACAACGGAACCACGCCGTATGCCGTTGACGACACTACCAACCGGATGTCCCAGGCTGGGAATTACTATTTTGACTATGACAGCTGCGGAAACTGGACCCGCAAGTGGCATACAACAGACGAAGGTTCGGTAGTTGATATTTATTTTAGTTACGACTACGAGAACCGTCTGACGGACGCCCGGGGGCCTGGAGGCGATCCGTATTACATGACGAACACGTATAACGGAGACGGAGTTAGACTATCTAAGGCCACCAACGCCGACCTCGAGAAGCGTTATGTGTATGACGGCATGAACACCGTGGTGGAGCAGGATGCCAGTGGTTACTTAAGGTACAAATATGTTTACGTGAACGGAATGCTGTTATCGCGTATAGATGCCAGCGATAATAAGAGCTACTACCACCATGATGGTTTGGGGTCAATTATTGGCGTAAGCAACAGCGCACCGGAAATACTCACAGCTCAATTGTTTGATGAGTTCGGCAACTGGCTGTATTTTGATAGTGATTGGGATTATTACGGCTACACGGGCCAGGAGTATGATTGGACGCTGATGGATGCGGTGAACCTTAGGGCAAGAGAATACTATCCTGAGTACGGCAGGTTTATGCAGGAGGACCCGATAGGCAATAGGGGCGGGAGCTTGAATTGGTATTTGTATGTGGCAAATAATCCGATTAATGCTGTTGATTTACATGGCTTATATATTATTGACAACAGTTATGATAAGTATTTGAGACAGAAGTTATTGACGACGCAGGGTATAGCATTAATGAGGGCAACAATAACTGCTAATCCTTGTTGTGTCGGTGGACAAAATAATGTAGATAAAATATTGGCTGCATTACATAATAGTATTTTTATATACAATGATGTTGAATCAACATATCGGGCTTCATGTCAATATAATAATATCACTTTCACAAGAGAAACATTTGACTCTAGGTCTGGTATTGTTGCTTCATCGGTATTGCACGAACTTACCCATATGGCGTTTCGTGTTTCATCGGAATATTTACCCAAGAAATATGAAGCAGATTGTTTCGGGTATAAATAATTAATTGAAAGGGAAAGAAAATGCATAAAAATATTCTAATAGCGATAGTGGCAATATTGTTATCTTGCACAAAATATGGTATATCAAGTAATGATAAAAATATTATTTACGGTTTAGTTATAAGTGATCAAAAAAGTATTCATGCACAAGAGATGCCTACGTTTAATATAAAAAAAATATATGTTAATATTCTCGGCTGTGACCCAAACAATGAATTGGTTGAATATTTAAAGCAAAATAATGCGATTGATATAGTGCCTGCATCGAAGAGCATTAATGTTTACCACGACCCAGTGAAGTTTGATTATTATAAAAACCCAATTTCAGTGAGGAGTAAAAGCAATAACGAAAATGGCATTATATTTGAGATAAAAAGTATTAAAAAGGAACCTAAAACAGGGATAATAACTGTTAACTTATTCTATTATGCGGGGCCTTTATTCGCGGGTAATTATGAGTATTTAATAGATAAAAACGATAAAGAATGGTATATTGTAAAAAGAAGCATTGGCGAAATATCATAATGATGTGAACCAGACCCGCCCTTAAGGGGCGGGTCTGGTTCTTACAGCTGGGACGGGGTAAGATTATCCAAGGCCACAAATGCTGACGCCGAAAAGCGGTATGCGTATGACGGCATGAACACGGTGGTGGAGCAGGATGCCAGCGGTTACTTGAGATACAAATATGTTTATGTGAACGGAATGCTCTTGTCCCGCATTGATGGTAGTGATAATAAGTATTATTACCACAGAGACGGGTTGGGTTCAATAATTGGCGTAAGTAATGGCACACCTGAAATTACCACTGCTCAACTGTTTGATGAGTTTGGCAACTGGCTGTATTTTGACAGTGATTGGGACTATTACGGCTACACCGGCCAGGAGTACGACTGGCCGTTGATGGATGCGGTGAACCTTAGGGCAAGAGAGTATTACCCGGAGTATGGAAGGTTCATGCAGGAGGACCCGATAGGAAATGCAGGTGGTTCACTTAACTGGTATTTGTATGTGGCAAATAATCCGATTAACTGGACGGACCCCACTGGGAAGATCGTGTACAAATGTGTCAGTGGTGCACATGTCTACATTAAAATATCTGGCAATAAATATAATAATGCATGGGGTTTCTATCCAGTTGGTGCACCTTTGTCGGGCATAGCTTCTGGTTTGTTAAACGAATGGGTGCCAAGCTATGTTAAGGTATTTGAAACAGGAGGCAACTGCAAAGCTGTGACCTCAGATGATTGTAACGATCAAGCAGTTTACAACGCAATTCACACTTTAGCAAGAGCTCAATTACCATATCATTTGATTTATTTTAACTGCATTCATTGGACAGATACCGCCTTAAGTATAGGTGGCGTTAAATAAAAAGGAGAATGAAAATGTTGATCAACCTTAAAGCACTATCTCTTGTCGAAAAAATAGTTGGTGCTATTGCTATTATTGTTAGCGGCTATTATATCCTTCATGGGTCCTCTGCTTGGATTCTTTTACATTTGACCTCTAACATACAAGGATTTTTCCCCAAAATGACATTCGTGGTAGAGACTATCGTCAATTTTTATTTAATACCACTTTTAATTTTAGTTACTGGTCTTTTTTATGTGAATGGGAAAATTAATATATTAGCTATGTGGATTTCGATTATACTTTGTCTGTCAATCGTATTTATGATAGTTGTACAGCATGGCAATATCAAACCATATTTGCTTATGCTTGTAATTAATGGTTTGTTCTTAATTCTTTATATTGTTCATAAACAAGTAGAGTCAAAGAAAAAAGAATCTGCCTGTTGTGTATAATGCACAATAAGATTTTCCACGACGAAGCCCCGCCGATTGGCGGGGCTTTTACGTTTGGTGGTATTTAGGCCCGGCTGTTCTTGTCCGCCGTAGTTTTCACGTAGGTGGAAGCCGGGCTGTTCTTTTTACGAGAGCGTCCAGGTAGTGCAGTAAAGCCTTTTTGTCGCCCTTGGGCAACTCTTCGGCCTTACGCAAGCGGCGCCAGAGCGCGGCCTGCTGGGGGTCTCTTTTATCTTTAACGGCCTTGATGCCCAGAAGCTCTTCAACAGAAACCTTGAGGGCCTTGGCCAGCGGCTCCAACAGGTGGGCCGGCGGATGTTTGGTTTCTATCTCGTAGTAGGCGATAACACCAAATATATTGCTTGACACTGAAATATTGAAATGCTAAACTAATAAGCAGTTAAAAAACAATGCTGGAAATAGTAATTCTGGATCAGAGTACACTGAACCAACAACAGAAGTAAAAATGATCGACAAAAAAGAGATCCGGCGGTAGTACAAAGAGACCATCCAGCCCATGGGGGTCTACCAGATAACCAACCTGGCCAACGGCAAGATATTCCTGGAAAGCAGCAAGAACCTCAACGCCATATTCAACCGCAGCCTGTTCCAGCTCCGGGGCGGACTCCATGTGAGCGAGGGCCTGCAGAAGGATTTCAAGCAATACGGCGAATCAAATTTTGCCTTTGAGGTCGTGGACCGGCTGGAGCCTAAGGAAGGCCTGGGTTATGATTACAGCCGCGACCTGAAGGCCCTGGAGGAGATCTGGCTGGAGAAGCTTCAACCCTATGGCGACAAGGGTTACAATGACAAAAAAGCGTAAACTTGGCCAAATGCCTGTCTAACTTGTTTAGGAAAAGTAGAAAGAATTTAGCAGGTTTGGTGATAACGCAGATATTAACTCAAAAATGTTCTTTTCTTTTTGTATCGCCAACAAGAAAAGAACCAAAAGAAAAAGCTCGTCGCTTAAAACTCTCCGGGCCACGCTTACGCCCTGCCTACGTATAGCTTCGGCGGGCAAGCAGGGCTTCAGCGGGCCCGCGCTGCGCTTCTCGTTGCTGACGGGCTTGTCTGAACTCGGGCTTTGGCCCAGCCCTCAAACATGCAGACAAGCTTTTTCCGCCATCAACTGCGATGCTCACTGATCGTGATTCGATAAACTCATCACAAGTTTTTAACGCGACAACCGTGGTTGGGGCCGGTTGTCCTCTATGTTTCCTGAGATGATGGGGTAAGCATTCTTTACCAAAACGCAAACGAAGTACAATATGAAAAAAAGCATTCTTTTATCTTTGGCCCTGCTGTCACTGTTGGCTGTACCGGTATCAGCCGCCGCCCCGCCGGAGGGGCCGGATTCGGTCTACGTGGGGATGTATGTCAACCGGGTGTACGACGTCTCCCTGCGGGACAACAGATTCACGGCCGACTTCTACCTGTGGTTCCGCTGGAAGAACCAGGACCTGGATCCCGTCAAGAGCTTCGAGATCGTGGGCGGCGAGAAGACCTTCCAGTCCGAGCCCTACCGGTCCAAGAACGGCGATGTCAACTACGCCTTCAGCCGGGTGACGGCGGTGATGACCCAGCACTGGGATGTCTCCGCCTTTCCCTTTGACGATCACGTCCTGACCGTACAGATAGAGGACGGGGAGAGCGAGACCGGATCCCTGGTCTATGTCCTGGACGCCGGAAACCTGGGCAAGAGCCCGGATATTAAAATACCCGGCTGGGCTTTGGACAAGTTCTATTTCGGGGTGGTGCCCTATACCTATGCCACCAATTACGGAGATCCCACCCTGCCCCCGGAAAATCAATCAATATTTTCCAGATTTTACTGCTCGGTCCGGGTGGTCAGGGCGGGAGTGGGATATTTCATAAAACTATTCATAGCGGTATTCCTTTCGGCCCTGATTGCCTTCATGAGCTTTTTCATATCCCCGACAGACCTGCAATCCCGCACCGGACTGGGGGTGGGCGCCATCTTTGCCGCGGTCGGCAGCCAATATGTCATCGCCTCGTCGCTGCCCGACAGCAACATCATGACCATGGCCGACCAGTTGCACATTGCGGCTTTCCTCTTCATATTCTTGTCCATACTAGTGGCTGTCATTTCCCTGAACCTGTATAACCGAGGAAAAAAAGAGTCCTCGGCCAAACTGGACCGTTTTTGCCAGAAGGCCTTTCCCATTGCCTACGGCACCATCACTCTGCTGATAATTCTTTTCCGCTAAGATCTGCCGCCGCCAGCCGGCCATTGAAATATGCGGTTTCCTGGGGTATAATGGTTCAAAAGAAAATGCCTATCTAACTTGATCAGGAAAAGTAGAAAGAATACAGTGGATATGGTAAAAACGCAGGTTTTGCCCGGTTATGTTCTTTTCTTTTTGTACCGCCCAAAAGCAAAGAACCAAAAGAAAAAGCTCGTCGCTTAAAACTCTCCTGGCGTTGCGCTTCTCGTAGCCGGCGGGCTTGTCTGAACTCGGGCTTTGGCCCAGCCCTCAAACAGGCCAGACAAGCTTTTAACCGCCGTCAACTGCGATGCTCACTGATCGTTTTAACGCGACAACCGGGGTTGGCACCTATTGTCTACATGTTTCCTGAGCTGATTAGATAATCATTCAAAAGAATAGTGCCTCACAAAAATCAACAGTCATGGAGAGACGATGCTTAAAAAAACGATGATCATCCTTTTGCTGTTCAGCTGCTGGACAGCGCCCTCCTTTGCCCTGGACACTTTGGCGGTCTACGAGGACAGCCTGGCCAACGGCCTGAAGATCCTGGTGCTGGAGAAGCACGACCTGCCCATCGCCAGTTTCCAGGTCTGGTACCGGGTGGGGTCGCGCAACGAGCGGCCGGGCATCACCGGGATCTCCCACCTGCTGGAGCACATGATGTTCAAGGCCTCGGGCGGCATAGGTTCGGGAGAGTTCGCCCGGACGGTGCAGAGATACGGGGGCCACAATAATGCCTTCACTTCCGAGGACTACACCGCCTATTACGAGAACATCGCGGTGGAGTTCCTGCCCCGGATGATGGAGATGGAGGCCGGGCGGATGCACCGGCTTAAATTAGATTCGCTGGAGTTCGAGTCGGAGCGGCAAGTGATACTGGAGGAACGCCGGCTGCGGGAGAACTCCCCCTGGGGCCGGCTGGCCGAGGAATCAGACGCCGCGGCCTTCATGGCCCATCCCTACGGCTGGCCGATCCTGGGCTGGCCCTCGGACCTGCGGGCCATCACCATCAGGGATCTGCGGGGTTACTACTCTACCTATTATGCCCCCAATAACGCCACCTGTGTGATCGTCGGAGATGTCAAACCAAGGGAAACGGTGAAATTGGTGGAGAAATATTTTGGCGGCATTCCCCGGGCCCTGCAGAGCCCTCCCGTAGTGGCCACGGCAGAGCCGGTTCAGATGGGAGAGCGCCGGGTCAGCGTGGTGCGCCAGGCCCAGACACCATTGATGTTGATAGCCTTTCACGGCTGCCGGGCCGGGGAATACGACGAGGCGGTGCTGGACCTGCTTTCGGCCGTTCTCTCCGGCGGGGAAAGCGCCCGGCTCTACCAAAGCCTG comes from candidate division TA06 bacterium and encodes:
- a CDS encoding PspC domain-containing protein; translated protein: MIKKLYRSRDNRMAGGVCAGLAKYFELDPTLVRLGMAVLMVLGGGILIYIIAWLIVPEEPTVQ
- a CDS encoding RHS repeat-associated core domain-containing protein, which codes for MNTVVEQDASGYLRYKYVYVNGMLLSRIDGSDNKYYYHRDGLGSIIGVSNGTPEITTAQLFDEFGNWLYFDSDWDYYGYTGQEYDWPLMDAVNLRAREYYPEYGRFMQEDPIGNAGGSLNWYLYVANNPINWTDPTGKIVYKCVSGAHVYIKISGNKYNNAWGFYPVGAPLSGIASGLLNEWVPSYVKVFETGGNCKAVTSDDCNDQAVYNAIHTLARAQLPYHLIYFNCIHWTDTALSIGGVK
- a CDS encoding insulinase family protein; translation: MLKKTMIILLLFSCWTAPSFALDTLAVYEDSLANGLKILVLEKHDLPIASFQVWYRVGSRNERPGITGISHLLEHMMFKASGGIGSGEFARTVQRYGGHNNAFTSEDYTAYYENIAVEFLPRMMEMEAGRMHRLKLDSLEFESERQVILEERRLRENSPWGRLAEESDAAAFMAHPYGWPILGWPSDLRAITIRDLRGYYSTYYAPNNATCVIVGDVKPRETVKLVEKYFGGIPRALQSPPVVATAEPVQMGERRVSVVRQAQTPLMLIAFHGCRAGEYDEAVLDLLSAVLSGGESARLYQSLIYRQKLALYAEAYNEARTDPGLISFYAAPIAGRTTAELEQALYAELELVKTQGVTAEELAKAKKQLKAQYIFSRQNNYVLGNQLGSSASRHGWRDVNNYLKFLDKVRTEDIKQAAVKYLAPDNRTVTTLVPQAAKGQEK